Sequence from the Amphiprion ocellaris isolate individual 3 ecotype Okinawa chromosome 1, ASM2253959v1, whole genome shotgun sequence genome:
aagagagaatcctttttggtgtgtttgtgttgtctcttccttactgtgtgttattctgACCACCAGGGGCAGGCCTCTGCAAAACGACAAGGAAAGTTTAAAAAGGTACTGGATGAGCTAGAAACACTGTACAACAGAGCGTCCACTGCTCTCCTACCATCTGGAAATGGCTTATTCTTTACCTTTAGATAGGATTTGTAACATCTGCATTAATCATGTCAAAGCATGTCGATATTTCTGTACTGAAATATGCAACAGTCTTATCATAGCTATTCTTTGATGGAGTAGTTAAAGTTTTCTGGTGGtcagtaaaattacaaatatatcTATAAATATCAACATCACTTGATAATGAGCACTACTTTAAGCTTTTCTAATTGGGTAATAAAGGAGGCTTTGGACATGACATTGGTAGAAAGAGGGTGAGCATTTGGGATGCTTATAGAGCAGTAAAATCGCTCATAGATTTAGTTAAATGTATCAGTTATTGGATTTTGACTTCAgctattttttgtgtgtgtttctgcaggatATTGTTCCAGTCATCTATCACTTAATTCCCACTcccaacaaagcaaaaaatggaGGGAAGGAGAAGGACAAAgaaggagacaaagagaaagacgtGAAGGAAGAGTTTGCCGAAGCCATGAGAGATTTGAAGATTCAGTGGATGACAAAGTGAGCTCAGTTTCTCATTTGTCTTGTTCAGCAATACGTTGCTtgcttttacttatttttcatttctcgGTCAACTATCTACTATGCTGTTCAGGTTGGACTCCAGCTCCATCTATGACGAACTGATGGAAAATTACTCTGAATACCTTCCACTGCATGTGCAGAGACTGCACCAGCTGGACTCAGAAAAGGTAATGCTACATGCCagcagaagaaaagagaaatggAGTAGCTTTGTCAGTATTAAATGCTGGGAGCATTACATTGTTTTCTTCAagaagctgcagtctgaattATCCAACCATCTTTGCTCACAGTCATTTCTCCTCATCTTGTTTGTGTTAAGGAGCGTGTAAAACGTCTGAGGGAGGTCATGTCGGCAGCAGAAATCGTCATCTCCCACATCGACCAGACGGCCTTGGCTGTTTACCTCACCATGAAGACAGACCCTCGACCGGAAGCCGCTTCTATCAAGACGTATGTCACACTGAAAGACAGTAATAATAGCAGAACAATGCTTGTTTATAAAggattctgtttcatttttatgaagCTTGAACTTCCAGATACAGTGGCAAGGTTTCCATCTGGAAATTCCACCCAATCCTGACACATCACCCCTCATGATCAATTTATTTAGTATTTGACAGCTTATAGAAACTACAGTAATTACAGTGGCactgtttgaaagaaaaaataatagaCTTGTCTCTTATTTTGGAAAAGCTTCCTGTAATTGATGGGAAGTCAACACGCCCTCATCCAGTGCCTGTCCACGCAGACATTTTGCCACCACCACCTCACCTGGTGTAGTATGACCAGTAATTAGCAGCTGTTAGCAGACAGTAGATAACTGCTGTGTAGCTGACATTTGTTAGTTAATTTGCTGACTATGTGACTCCTTTCtatatttactctgccaaggagttatgtgacagtcGGCGTACGTGAATCCATCTGTGCACAattttactcaaaaacggactaatgggtTTGGatcaaattttcagggaaggtcagaaatgacacaaggaccaactgatcagattttgacagtgatgcggcttatactctggatccactgatttgtgaAGGATTTTCCATTTCGAGATAGCGGCCGGCAGGGCGTCACtctaactatgacaagtgaatgctacgttctgcctgctgacgatcaaatgattgtgatcctactaaaaatcgactgctgcagacttatcaggacttagccatcggaaatgatacgaggaacaactgattaaattgtgggggtgtttctgagtcccatcaattcccaccacctgctacatatttatttcacacgattcggtatccgtacataacgtacacatgaataacacatgcctgtgctctcCGCAGCATCATTTTCTTTgttggtacatctatattaaatggtcatattctatgtttctgtgatttctgatcatcattaactaataaaaaaatgctgcatttctactcaaatatgctgcatttctgacaatggtatatgggggaatgaatgACCTTagtggagtactgctctctctaagtgcttttcttgttgttactGTTTAACTACAATTTagaatttaacattttcaagTGATTGTCATTTATGACTACAGTGGTAACACTTTAAATAGATCCCATTTGTTGTATAATTACAGTTGCTCGTCTTTTTCCCTAAACCTTAACTTTTTTTCCCAGAAACACGGCATGCCCCAGCTGGCCTATAAAACTGCACACTGATGGATTTGAAGCCCCTAACTTTGacttgttttaatatttatgtttcaGTGACATGGAGAAGCAGAAGTCGTCCCTGCTAGACGCTCTGTGCAGGAAAGGCTGTGCTCTAGCTGACCAgctcctgctgcctcctgcgCCGCAGGACGGTGCCGCTGCAGTTCCCACGGGACAAGCAGCACCAGAGGAGGTCGTGGAGCAGGTGGCCAGCAGCTCTGATGACACCCTGCAGAATGCGGCCAAAGCCCTGACGGATGTGTTTTGGGAGGTGCAGAAGTGGGCGGAGCTAACTGACTCCAAGGTAAGTAAAATgttaacagaaaatgaagaaaaagtcaAAGTTTATGGTAAACTGTAGGCATACTGATGTAAATATATGCCCCATGTTAGTCTGTTTATTTGCTATTAACagattccattaaaaacaacagtgttTGTCCGATCTCATTTCTTTCTAAATTTCCTACGTTGTCTGTGGCTCTCAACCTCAAGCACACTGGTTCCTACTGAAGATATTTTTCTGAATAAACAAGtcttaaatatgtaatttttaaagtgtatttttgtaaaatactgtTGGGAACTGTAGgtttaaataaactttacttGAGCAGGAGTAAATAGTGCATTTGTTGGGGGCTGTTGTCAATCACTGATTCATACGTATTGGTTGCATTTAAGTGGATTTACAGCCACAGGATGGTTTATGTGGGATTGATTTAAAATATGGTACAGTGCCAATGTTGATGGTCATAAAGGAAAGTCTTTAATAGTTTTCAGAGAACAGTGGAGCTTTATGGCACAGAGAAATGAAGCGGTTACGCTCTATAGGTAACCCATGCTACTTGGATCAATTCATTGCTGGTTTTGGTATTTTCctgtaataattttttttctcaatttaatAAAATCAGTTATAAGTAGCAGAATTTCTGAAGATTGCACCTAAAACATTGTGCTCTCttatttctttctcattttcttttaataagCTTTCTGTTAGTTCAGTAAAGCTCATATGCTTGTATCTTTTGTATTTCCTTTGTTCAGGTATTGATGTTTTCGTATAAACACGCTCTGGCGAACAAGATGTACGGCCGAGCCTTAAAATATGCCTCAAAGATGGTGGAGGAGAAACCCACCAAAGAGAACATGAAGAACTGCATCCAGGTAGGAGAGCAGCGTTGGCTCACATCTGTTGACATGACACAAGGTTTTCTAGATCGGTCACTGTAATCATttgctgtttcttgtttttcagctCATGCGTCACCTCCGATGGACTCACTGCGCTACCTTCAGCGAGAACTGGCTCCCTGTCATGTACCCCGCAGACTACACACCGttctagacacacacacacacacacacacacacacatacatgtgcatGCATGGGCAGCATGGCCACACACGGTCCATTACGTGGTAACTTTGATATCATGCCCCTCAGGGTCACATGGTCTATGCATCTGACCAACCAGCTGCCTcctgagactttttttttgttttttgtttttcaaatgtaaacGTGAATGAACACCAAAATAAAGGACAGCACCGAGTTTAAATGGTTTGCACTCGACACCTTGTAAAGCGAGAGACCGTGTTCAGCGGTTACTTGTAAATGCTCAAGTTGTTTGTTAGAATGCCGCCACCAGAAAAACAATAAtcagttaaaatgtttaaagctCTGAACTCACTTGTTGATGCTTTAGCTCAGTGGTGTCTTCGTTAGGTCTTGTCCTTTATTTTGTTGTCATCTACTAATTGGGAGGCTTTTACATCCACCCATCTCATCCCACTCAGCTGTCCAGACTCCATATCATATAAATAACTGtaaatactgtttaaaaaaaaaaaaaaaaaaaaaaggccagtgTGGACTCCAACAATgcatttcaagtttttttttaaaaaaaaactgtgacctacacttaagaaaacaacagaaaactgaaagCAAGTCATCATGATTCTTCAGTGAGAAGACAGGAAGACTCGTTGCTGCACGATGTTGGGACATACGAGGGCACGCTGAGTCTGCCTGATCCCTGAATTAAAACAGAGTCTTGGGCAGAACataatctcctttttttctttgttttttaaagatttttccaGCCAGACCGGGTTGATAAAGTTTAGTCTTGTCCGTCTCAGATCACACAAAACAGTGCTGAGGTGCCTTTCTACATGTACCTTACATTTTCTGATGGGTTGAAAAACAGCGCGATGGTTTCGAGTCCGGCAACACTCAGCCGCTTGCAGTCATTTCACCCATCAACCTTCGGTGTTAAATGTGGTTTCAAACCGGCGGCATGATGTGTCTGTGCACTGAATGCAGGCCGTCAGTGACTTGTCGGGTAGTAGGAAGCCACAACAACCACGCTTTGTTGTCTCCTGCTTACCTCCAGAGGTGTTGGCCACCCACTTCGTGCTGCAGTTGCCACATTTGACAACCACCTAACAGACCTCACTAACGTAACGATGCAGTCGTGGGCAGCAGTAAGATGTTCAGATTTCAAGGTGAAGTGTTCACACAGTGTTAGAGATGTTTCTGTGTGGCATTCAGAATGTTGCACTTGTACACAGTGTCATaaaaaaactgtacatacaCGTAACATACAGAATATTAAGATGCAATAGgtatataatacaaatattattcTAATTGATGTATTTTGCATATATGCATGTCTTTTAGGATGTAAGGAAAAATAGTTTTATGTGGAAGCagattttagtttgtttcaatTTGAAAAGGTTTTTAATCTGAGACAAGATACTGACAATAATCCACTGTTACTTTcatgggtgtgtgtttgtggatgaATTTACGTGTACTTGTGTGCATATTTTCTGTACGTGAACATTGTTCCCAACAGAGCTGAAACGAACCATGTAGACAGggtttttatttcttaaaataCCTTATTTGCTTTAAAGGACCACaccagtgtttttgtttgtttgatctCTGTTACCGCAAATCACATATACTTGACATCATACTTGCatgttctggtgtttttgttaTCTGGTGCATTTGTAGAAGAAGCCataatcattcatttaatgtatatCCTTACAAAATAATGGTCTCAGTTTTATCAATTTGTCAGCGTGGCTTCTATTATCACTGGAAATCAACAGCCAAGTTTTTGATTTAATAATCAGCTGATGTACGGTGGTAGCAGTTTGTGTTCGCCCTTTAATAGTCCTGGTTTTTGGAATTTTATGAAAGCCAATGACTGTACAGAATCAAAGGTATAATGTAAGATTTGCATTTGAGGAGTTAACTTGCAGAAACACTGGTGTGGTCCTTTGAAGTATCTCACCTGAATCTTGTAACAAATGGGGACAACATaatcattttttatctttttatattcatgattcttttcacttttaaatccaTGAAGCAAAAAGTGTGATTTCCTGTTTCATCTGTAGTATGTTATTGGTTTAACCAAAGAATGATTTTCCACGTTAAGCTGGTTTAATGGTCAGCAGAAGCATGAGGGCGAAACAATTTGAACTGAAGAAGGAAATCGGTTCACACTGAACGATGATGTGGTTCTAATTATCGTTTTAAGCCCTCTCACCAGTGGAGGGTCCACACTTAAGAATGTAAAAGCAGCTGCTTTCAAGCCTCCCGTCCTCATGGGGGTAAAAAGTCTTTTCTCGGAGTGAATCAGGGGTCATGACTCGTGTTTACCCAGGGGTAAGAGCtcgttgtttctgtttttagttgcGACTCGTATCACTTTCGGCTGCGGCCTCTTCAAGTGTGCAGGGGTTTGCTAGAATCAGTTGGGTTTAGTTTTCGACAGAATTTGTgcacatctgtttttttttctgcctctttgtcctttttcctcctttttttctgtgtttgggtTTTCGTTCAGACAGATCTATCTCCAGTACACGTTGCCAATGACCGTCTTTCCGAAAATGGCCTTAACTTTCACCATGGGACTTTTACCGTCCACTTCTGACACCAAACAGACTTCTCATATCTGTTGCTCTCACTCTGCTGGTGTCAGGAAAGACTTCAGAAATTGCTTCTTATGGATGTTGAGTGTTTATATTTATAGTCATAAAATCAAGTAAATGCCAATATTTTAAAGAATGTTGTGAGAATAAAGTTGTATGCTCTTAGTATTATTTTATACCCATTCTTCCACGATGACGTGGGAAAGACCCAAACTACTGTCACACTATTTTGTGGTCACATGGAATTAAGTCACAAACCAGAAAAAGGACactgaataaaatgatttgaaagAATTAGTGTTCACGGGTCGTGACTTGAACATCTGACTGCAATTTCCGTACTTTGTTGTGTCTTGTATTGTGAATTGCACATTGTATAAAGCAGTGAAGCTAGTGACTGGTCAAGAAGAACGTTGAAGACAaaggttttcctttaattttattatttatactgATGTTAGacataaaaatgtagaaaaaaacgTGCCAAAATACATTTCTTAACGGTTACAGGCTACATTATATTTTCCTACAGTTCAGTGTGTCTTGTTCAGATGGCTTGTGTCATCCTACcaactgtattttatttactgtcatatatagcaaagaaaaactttaaatctTCACATTTGAGAACCTGGAGTGACCAAATATTCATTAGAAACAGCCTGCTATGAAAATGAATTACTGATCATTGTAGTCCTATTTAATTTATGTGAACAGTAAATGATGTAGCCAGGTGGTTGAAGACACATCACACCTGACTGAACGTCTTTGTTTAAAGTCATGTTAAAATACAGTCTGAACCCAGGCAACAGCCAAACTAAAACTGGTTTTGTGCTGCCTTCTTTGACAAAATCTGCATTGATCTTGTGTAGTTTACATATGAAGGTTAAAGATTCTTCAGTCAGAGAGGGAAGTAGCAGAAGAACTACTGCATGTGGATGTTTTGCAGTAGTTCATCTACTGGGTGAAACTTCAAAACCCGCACCTAAATACTAAAGCCTGAGCAGATCCAAACTGATTTTCCTCTCACAATTTACAAAATACTATCCTCcacaaaatctaaaaagaaCATCTGTTATGCAGGCAGCATATTTATTGAGTACAGCTGCTCTACTGTCAGATTTAAACTGCTTATCTCTTACTTTCTGCATGTTGCCATGAAGATCTTCATCTCTCCATCTTCAGCCAGTAAACTTGTGTGAAAGGCCTTTTTAAAGTTCTCAGTGAAAGTCAGATCAGTCGCAAACCTGACCAGGTTGGCCCAGATAATAGTCGTTCCTGGTTTGCAGAAATGCTTCATGGTGGCCAGGAGCTCGTCCAGGAAGTCGTGATGGTAGACCACATCAGCAGCCAGCACGTAGTCGTACCGGTAGACGGACGAAGGGTGGGTGTCCTCCAGGTCGTAGCCCCAGGACAGAGCTGCCACCTGGGGAGTGTGTCTGCAGCGGCTCCTGGTGTTTCTGCACAGGTTCACTTTCAGGTTGCTCAGGTATTCTGGAAGGTCTGTGGCTGTGACCCAGGCACCTGAGGACAGAGAGAAAACCGTTAGAACCTCACAGGTTTGTATATGAGAACAGGTCTGTCCCCTCTTACATACCGAGGAGTGATGCTACGACAGAGACCAGCCCAGTTCCTGCCCCAATCTCCAGGACTGTTTTGTCCACAAGACTCGGCTGTTGACGGTGAGTGTCGAGGTAGTGACAGAGAGCCGAAGCCTGAGAACAAGTATAGTCAATGTAAATACAAAACGCTGTGACACTGACATTTTGTAATGTATTAGTTGTACTTCAGAGGCAAATAGCTCAATGAAGAGAAGTAGTCATGTTCATTTACCAAATATATCCTCACTTCTTAAAGTAAACATTTGTGGAcctaaaatagtttaaaaatccATAAAGAAGATTTCCTATATTAAACATTCAAAGTAATTGCAGACACATATGTAGTATGACCATAAAACTATGATATAATACAATGCAATTTTAAACTGAGGCCACTGTTATGTATGATTTTATGTGATTACAGCcgctttctctttttttctaaagCCTGGTGTTATTTATTAACAGcattttttatgccattttattTCATAAGAACACAGTTAATCATATGATTGACTCTCCTCTTACACAGAATGAGGCCCAAGTAGATTTCATTGAATTATTCTATATCCTTTTGTCTGTTACTAtgtgttgtatttatttcatgttttattgttcataaaaaacatgaaaacatattgttcatgtttaattttattttaaacactCGATAACGTCACTCTTCGACATGGATAATGTTATCTTACTTTGACCATTTTCACGAGTGAAACTTTAAAATCGAAGTCTGGCCATCAGTGATGCATAATAGTTGGTCCACTGTAAGAGTGAGTCCCCAACTATGAATTGTGGCAACTTTACCCCTGTAAAATCACTCTTATTCAAAACATCATATCACCACAGAACAATATACACTCTTTTTTGGAAAGATACAGCACTGTGTAAAAGCTATGATTTCAGTGTCTATTAGTCAGATGTCTGATGATGCTTCCTAAATTCATTTTGCAACAACCCCAGACATACATTCAGAGTCATAAAGAACTATCTTTAGCCATATGGAGAACAAGCAGCCCTGCAGCACATGATATGATCCCCACACAGCACTGATCTCACCATTATGAGGTCAGTCTGGGATTACAAGAAGAAACAGACGACACTCAAACTGaataaatccacagaagaaGTGTGGCAAGTTCTGTGAGATCTAAGGTGCCTTCAGAAACGTACCTGCCAAGtatctgaaatgttttctgtgtggattCTGAGTTATACAGGTATTTGTAAACCGAAGAGCTCCATCAAAAGGCAAATGGACCTCTATTTTTTGTTCTTAATATTCCATAATCCACATCCAGGAGGCTTTTTCAGTTCTAACTGATGCCCACCCACCACTGGAACATACAGTGATGGTTATTAGAGCCGAGCTAAGAATGTCCCTACCAGTGACTACTGCCtttttcctgaaaaacaacGCAACATCAAACGGGAAGAAAACAAGCAACAGGCGGAAAGACATTGTCATCCCCTGTGTCGCAGCTGTGTCTGAGAAATATGGAAGGATTTTCCCCAAACACAACATACTAGTGCACTTTAGACCCAGCAGCATTCAGAGACAAATGTGGCTCACCTTAAGGACAAAAGCAGCATTGTATATGCAGCCTAGTGCAGTGAGGAGAGCACAGACTTACATATAGACATCCTCCAGGCAAGACTCAGCAGTTTACCTGCATCTGAAGGATAAAGGACACTACCTTGTTGGAGAAAAATGCCAACATTGCggtcagagaggacagatggtccTAGAATGGAGTGAAGGAATGTTCAACTGGAATTATAACACCAATTATCAGGTATGTATACCATCTTGAGATCTCTCCCCAGAAAGTTTCAGCACCATTAACATCATGACTCATCCCTGACCTGCAGTTTCAGAGCAATTCACACCTCAAGGCATGTGGTACCTCTGGGATTTTGGGGGATCCAAGATACAACTGGGACTTCCCAGTTGTCAGAACTAAGGAAGCCTCTTGGTTGAaaagtgaaatgtcttcaagagcCAAACGCACAAGTGCAGTTCCCTTTTACTGAAGCTCTCCAGATTAGATTGGTTTTGAATGCTTCCTTACTTTACTGTCAGAGCCTAAAACTTTTGTGCAGTCCTGCATGTGGAAATAAAATGGAAGTGTTGCAAACACTATCATTTTCCTGAGCTTTCAACCCATAGCCTTCATCAGCTAATTGGAGTTTGCTGAGTTTTCATGGCATGATTTCAATGCTGACTACACTTTTCAGACTCCTCAGCTGTGTTGGCTgataaattaagcaaaaacaaatacaaatcttAGATTGTTTTATGTCATAACAGCTACTGAGCTGGCATGCCAACTCCATCTAACAGAGTGATGAAGAACATGAAGTGTGGTTGAAAGCTTCAAACAACATAATAAGGTGGACCTTACTGATTTGTCAAAGTATTAGGAAAGTGCTAGAAAATATATGTTACAAGctatatgttgtgaaaaagaaTAAGTCATTGTATAGCTTCAAGTTTTAAGATCAGAGTTCTTGTTTGCATAAGTGAACAGAGAAGTCCTTCAAAGTAAAAGAGGACTAACAAGTGTAATCGTGCACACAGACCCAGTGTGGAATATTCTGGAAAATAAATAGACATAAGGTTTCAAATCTGAGAAACAGCTACTCACCGCTGGCCATATCATGCCTGCATACGAGTCGAGACCCTCTTGGATGATGATCTCTTCACCAACATAGTTGTACACCTCTTTACCTAATCTGTAGAAGAAACGTGGAGCCCAGGCTGGTGTTTGCTGCTTCACTGCAGCCGATTCCTCTTTTTCTGTGTCATCTGAAACATATAAAAGTCAGACACTCGGATGTCTGTGGTCTGAGTCAAACATGGAACCATAGTAGTTTATCCtaccctcttcctcctcttcatcttcttcatcttcttcatcccagtcatcctcctctttctcctcttcacccctttttaaagtttcctcCACAAGGCATGGGTGCAAAGTATCCATACAAAATGCTCTATATTGTTGGACAGACAGATATTAATACATtgaataaggaaaaaaaaaattaaaaaaagaaaatgtgtttagtGCATTAAAGGTCAAAATTTAGGTATCGATTCTTTATTGAATCATAATTAAAACAAGAGTGCAGATATAGAAAGGAAGTATATAGGATTATGTACAATATAAGATGCTCTATACAtattttttgatgatgatgtttttctctCCACACCGTTGtttcttatatatatattatataatacaTATGTCTTGTGTTTTAATTCCAGCTGTATTTGTCCATAAATGCAGCACaataaacatacagaaacacaataaagGTTTTAAAGATTGCAGTCAGACATGTTGCCAAAGCccaaaatatgattaaattgTACAAAGTTCAGTCCACAAGCCCTTCCCTCCAGATATAGTAGAAAACTTCAAAGTTCAGACACACTGCATGTGACCTCTGACCTACCTGCAGCTGCGTTACTTTCCAGTAAAAGACCTGCGATCTGACTTCATCTGGAGACCTCTGACTGCGAGGTTATAGGGGCTCAGCATCCTGCAGAACACACCCATCATCATCACAAGGGCAGAGGTATTTTTAGAGCCGTGCCCCCGAGAAATAAACACAAGCAAGATACGGGAACGCAGTGCACGTAGATCCTAACACGCACAACAAAGATGAGTCGAAGACGGAGccagaaggagagagagggaatgGTGGGAATGTCATGATATCAACGGTCATGCATCTTTGCTTCCAGTTGTTGTTT
This genomic interval carries:
- the LOC111573073 gene encoding protein-lysine methyltransferase METTL21C; its protein translation is MDTLHPCLVEETLKRGEEEKEEDDWDEEDEEDEEEEEDDTEKEESAAVKQQTPAWAPRFFYRLGKEVYNYVGEEIIIQEGLDSYAGMIWPAASALCHYLDTHRQQPSLVDKTVLEIGAGTGLVSVVASLLGAWVTATDLPEYLSNLKVNLCRNTRSRCRHTPQVAALSWGYDLEDTHPSSVYRYDYVLAADVVYHHDFLDELLATMKHFCKPGTTIIWANLVRFATDLTFTENFKKAFHTSLLAEDGEMKIFMATCRK